One part of the Anaeromyxobacter sp. Fw109-5 genome encodes these proteins:
- a CDS encoding carboxymuconolactone decarboxylase family protein, producing MSPVDRLREALPDAARDVRLNLQAVLQGGALTEGQRWGVAVASAAAARQPALLSAVLAEARSRGLDSAAEDGLAAAALMAMNNVYYRFRHMVGKPGYTEMPARLRMGRLAQPATSRADLELFSLAASAINGCEACVRTHEDVVVKGGIGEEAVHDAVRIAAVIHAAAVALEAGEVAGGHEAVSAA from the coding sequence GTGAGCCCGGTCGATCGCCTGCGGGAGGCGCTGCCCGACGCCGCCCGCGACGTCCGCCTGAACCTCCAGGCGGTGCTCCAGGGCGGCGCGCTCACCGAGGGGCAGCGCTGGGGCGTGGCCGTCGCCTCCGCCGCCGCGGCGCGCCAGCCGGCGCTCCTCTCCGCGGTCCTCGCCGAGGCGCGGAGCCGGGGCCTCGACTCCGCCGCCGAGGACGGCCTCGCGGCCGCCGCGCTGATGGCGATGAACAACGTCTACTACCGGTTCCGCCACATGGTCGGGAAGCCCGGCTACACCGAGATGCCCGCACGCCTGCGCATGGGCCGGCTCGCGCAGCCCGCGACGAGCCGCGCCGACCTCGAGCTCTTCTCGCTCGCGGCGAGCGCCATCAACGGCTGCGAGGCCTGCGTCCGTACGCACGAGGACGTGGTCGTGAAGGGCGGGATCGGGGAGGAGGCGGTCCACGACGCCGTCCGGATCGCGGCGGTGATCCACGCGGCGGCGGTGGCGCTGGAGGCGGGTGAGGTGGCGGGCGGCCACGAGGCGGTGAGCGCGGCGTAG
- a CDS encoding peroxiredoxin has translation MLTVGDRFPEYRLQSVVSLAPGEEFRELTPEGHRGRWRVVFFWPMDFTFVCPTEIAEFGRRERDFRDREAQVLGVSTDTHYVHLAWRKSHPDLKDLPFPMLADTKRELSTALGVLHADGVPLRATYVVDPAGVIRHVSVNDLSVGRNVDETLRVLDALQTDELCPCNWRKGEPTLEVAR, from the coding sequence ATGCTGACCGTGGGTGACCGCTTCCCCGAGTACCGCCTCCAGTCCGTCGTGAGCCTCGCCCCCGGCGAGGAGTTCCGGGAGCTCACGCCGGAGGGCCACCGCGGGCGCTGGCGCGTGGTGTTCTTCTGGCCGATGGACTTCACCTTCGTGTGCCCCACGGAGATCGCCGAGTTCGGCCGGCGCGAGCGCGACTTCCGCGACCGCGAGGCGCAGGTGCTCGGCGTCTCCACCGATACGCACTACGTGCACCTCGCCTGGCGGAAGAGCCACCCGGACCTGAAGGACCTGCCGTTCCCCATGCTGGCCGACACCAAGCGCGAGCTCTCGACCGCGCTCGGCGTCCTGCACGCGGACGGCGTCCCGCTCCGGGCCACCTACGTCGTCGACCCCGCGGGCGTCATCCGCCACGTCTCCGTGAACGACCTCTCCGTGGGCCGCAACGTGGACGAGACGCTGCGCGTGCTCGACGCGCTGCAGACGGACGAGCTCTGCCCCTGCAACTGGCGGAAGGGCGAGCCGACCCTGGAGGTGGCGCGGTGA
- a CDS encoding LysR substrate-binding domain-containing protein — MTPLPPHAFTLRQLQYALAVAETLSFRRAAERCRVAQPSLSTQVAQLEAALGVRLFERDRRRVLVTAAGGALLARARRVLVEADDLAGAARAAGDPLDGALRVGVIPTVSPYLLPRAAPALRAAYPRLAITWVEDKTEELVRRLDAGALDAALLALEAELGEVEHAEIARDPFVLATPRDHPLGARSGPASAAELRGADVLLLDDGHCLRAQALDVCARARAHELEFRATSLPTLVQMVAGGAGVTLLPELALAAETRRGDLRLRPFAAPVPHRTIALVWRRRSPLAPALQRLARTVREAYPKAGRA, encoded by the coding sequence ATGACTCCGCTCCCGCCCCACGCCTTCACCCTCCGCCAGCTGCAGTACGCGCTCGCCGTCGCGGAGACCCTGAGCTTCCGGCGCGCCGCCGAGCGGTGCCGCGTCGCGCAGCCCTCGCTCTCCACGCAGGTCGCCCAGCTCGAGGCGGCCCTCGGCGTGCGCCTGTTCGAGCGCGACCGCCGGCGCGTCCTCGTCACCGCGGCGGGCGGGGCGCTCCTCGCGCGTGCGCGGCGCGTGCTCGTCGAGGCGGACGACCTCGCCGGCGCCGCGCGGGCGGCGGGCGACCCCCTCGACGGCGCGCTGCGGGTGGGCGTCATCCCGACGGTGTCGCCGTACCTGCTGCCCCGCGCCGCGCCCGCGCTCCGCGCCGCCTACCCGCGCCTCGCCATCACCTGGGTCGAGGACAAGACCGAGGAGCTCGTCCGGCGGCTCGACGCCGGCGCCCTCGACGCGGCGCTGCTCGCGCTCGAGGCCGAGCTCGGCGAGGTCGAGCACGCCGAGATCGCCCGCGATCCGTTCGTGCTCGCGACCCCGCGCGATCATCCGCTCGGCGCGCGCAGCGGCCCCGCCAGCGCGGCCGAGCTGCGCGGGGCGGACGTCCTCCTCCTCGACGACGGGCACTGCCTGAGGGCGCAGGCGCTCGACGTGTGCGCGCGGGCCCGCGCGCACGAGCTGGAGTTCCGGGCGACGAGCCTCCCCACCCTCGTGCAGATGGTCGCCGGCGGGGCGGGCGTGACGCTCCTGCCCGAGCTCGCGCTCGCCGCGGAGACACGGCGCGGGGACCTGCGCCTCCGCCCCTTCGCGGCCCCCGTCCCGCACCGGACCATCGCCCTCGTGTGGCGCCGCCGCTCGCCGCTCGCCCCCGCGCTCCAGCGGCTCGCGCGCACGGTCCGCGAGGCCTATCCGAAGGCGGGGCGCGCGTGA